One stretch of Euphorbia lathyris chromosome 7, ddEupLath1.1, whole genome shotgun sequence DNA includes these proteins:
- the LOC136235749 gene encoding GLABROUS1 enhancer-binding protein-like, translated as MVPKRPTPIDVPPASSSEEETTSSGEEESSSEDEQMQKKGSPSPPQLTQTAKAVKKPDSSAKPESDSDSETESDSESEDVPTSKVKPIASKPMEGTSAKSAKSRSKTSASTVDPGKCTTKRVSEVGKDAKDSKRSKMKDSESNGAFEKSEDTKKPLFQKWVSEVGKDAKDSKRSKMKDSESNGAFEKSEDTKKLLFQRLWSEDDEIVLLKGIIDFIEKKGFDPAKDMNAFYDFIKKSLHFDVALTQLKDKVWRLKKKFENHAKKGKNGEDKTFSKPHDQTTFDLSKKIWGSEGIYGRSKSSTPMSVAPSKIESSVVMEEGEKAERMETEMETHVGSKETAKFDRGVDVASMEDYVIKRGLDMVEGAKKSEMEEKWRKMHVAELELFIKRNELILEQAKLMLAAYKSE; from the coding sequence ATGGTTCCAAAACGCCCAACTCCTATAGATGTCCCTCCGGCTTCTTCTTCAGAAGAGGAAACTACCTCAAGTGGTGAAGAAGAATCTTCATCTGAAGATGAACAGATGCAAAAAAAAGGGTCTCCTTCACCACCTCAACTAACCCAAACTGCGAAAGCTGTCAAAAAGCCAGATTCTTCCGCAAAGCCCGAGTCAGATTCCGATTCTGAAACGGAATCTGATTCTGAATCTGAGGATGTTCCGACCTCGAAAGTCAAACCTATAGCTTCTAAGCCAATGGAGGGGACTTCAGCCAAAAGCGCAAAGTCTAGATCCAAAACCTCAGCATCCACAGTTGATCCTGGGAAATGTACTACCAAGAGGGTTAGTGAAGTTGGGAAGGATGCAAAAGACTCCAAGCGGTCAAAGATGAAGGATTCAGAATCCAATGGAGCTTTTGAGAAGTCTGAGGATACAAAGAAACCGTTATTTCAAAAGTGGGTTAGTGAAGTTGGGAAGGATGCAAAAGACTCCAAGCGGTCAAAGATGAAGGATTCGGAATCCAATGGAGCTTTTGAGAAGTCTGAGGATACAAAGAAACTGTTATTTCAACGGTTATGGAGTGAGGATGATGAAATTGTACTTTTGAAGGGTATCATTGATTTTATTGAAAAGAAAGGATTTGATCCTGCCAAGGACATGAAtgcattttatgattttataaaaaaatcactGCATTTTGATGTTGCTTTGACCCAGTTGAAGGATAAGGtttggaggttgaagaagaaattTGAGAATCATGCAAAGAAAGGGAAAAATGGTGAAGATAAAACATTCTCTAAACCGCATGATCAAACAACTtttgatttgtcgaagaagatATGGGGCAGCGAAGGAATTTATGGAAGAAGCAAGAGCTCGACACCAATGAGCGTGGCACCATCGAAGATAGAATCAAGTGTAGTTATGGAGGAAGGTGAAAAGGCGGAGAGGATGGAAACCGAAATGGAAACCCATGTCGGCTCAAAAGAGACTGCTAAGTTTGATAGAGGTGTAGATGTAGCATCAATGGAGGATTATGTGATAAAGAGAGGGCTGGATATGGTGGAGGGAGCGAAAAAATCAGAGATGGAAGAGAAGTGGAGAAAAATGCACGTGGCTGAGCTAGAGCTGTTCATAAAGCGGAATGAGTTGATATTAGAGCAGGCAAAACTTATGTTGGCTGCATACAAATCTGAGTAG